The Fusarium falciforme chromosome 7, complete sequence genome window below encodes:
- a CDS encoding HET domain-containing protein yields the protein MASVYSNAELTVAATMAGESLFSRRDGKDHTQVDVDDTDETLIFLRRSLPHFTWQDMEYDWFESDEFVDAEREWPLLSRGWTYQEQLLSKRTLHFTRHEIIWECNNAMECECGWYMHSGILEMPGTTQKKQSVESKSWNQIVKEYSKRELTFGTDKLPALAGIAKAFSEGNDDLGQYACGMWEQQLENSFFWSLAEDPKPKPDSSSLPSWSWASVFGNVSCWEVSVENVEFLGVSVSYNGEPLMGEATEAVVTLSGPLVQATLEYGQKSLDGVEASLTTGDESPDLVSSQGGRHYRLRVGEKFSTFRPDYTLDNPGPATIPLGSPAFCLIFGRSTSSSFDPEEGITDEHTAACFLVLTPVDETNTVFRRIGLFDGSCEDGEDVWELEPLLELSQKKQVTLI from the coding sequence ATGGCATCTGTTTATTCTAATGCTGAGCTCACCGTCGCCGCTACCATGGCAGGGGAAAGCCTCTTCAGCCGTCGCGATGGCAAAGATCATACCCAAGTCGATGTTGATGACACCGACGAGACACTCATCTTCTTGCGCCGCAGTCTTCCGCATTTCACGTGGCAAGATATGGAGTATGACTGGTTCGAAAGCGACGAATTTGTGGACGCAGAACGAGAATGGCCCCTACTTTCTCGCGGCTGGACGTACCAAGAGCAACTACTCTCCAAAAGGACACTGCACTTCACAAGACACGAGATCATATGGGAATGCAACAACGCTATGGAGTGTGAATGCGGCTGGTATATGCATTCTGGCATATTAGAAATGCCTGGAACGACACAAAAGAAGCAGTCTGTCGAGTCCAAATCGTGGAATCAGATTGTCAAGGAGTATTCAAAGAGAGAGCTCACCTTCGGCACCGACAAGTTACCCGCCCTGGCAGGAATTGCCAAGGCCTTCAGTGAAGGGAACGATGACCTGGGACAATATGCCTGCGGAATGTGGGAACAGCAACTGGAAAACTCGTTCTTCTGGTCCCTTGCGGAGGACCCGAAGCCGAAGCCTGATAGCAGCTCTTTGCCTTCGTGGTCGTGGGCGTCTGTGTTCGGGAACGTTTCTTGCTGGGAGGTGTCGGTTGAGAATGTCGAATTTCTGGGAGTGAGCGTGTCGTACAACGGCGAGCCGCTCATGGGCGAGGCAACAGAGGCGGTTGTGACCTTGTCTGGACCTTTGGTCCAAGCCACGCTTGAGTACGGTCAGAAATCATTGGACGGTGTTGAGGCATCTTTGACAACAGGAGATGAGAGCCCTGATCTTGTCAGCAGCCAGGGAGGTCGTCACTATAGGCTTCGAGTCGGCGAAAAGTTCTCGACCTTTCGTCCAGATTACACCCTCGACAATCCCGGCCCAGCAACCATCCCGCTTGGCTCTCCAGCATTCTGCCTCATCTTTGGCAGAAGCACCTCGAGCTCATTTGACCCCGAAGAAGGCATTACAGACGAACATACTGCTGCTTGTTTCCTCGTTCTCACACCTGTTGACGAGACTAACACTGTGTTCCGACGCATCGGTCTCTTTGACGGCAGTTGTGAGGATGGGGAAGATGTTTGGGAACTGGAACCACTGTTGGAATTGTCGCAAAAGAAGCAAGTGACTCTGATATAG
- a CDS encoding HET domain-containing protein — MASNIYAPLSDDPTSIRIVRLAPSNTSDHISVTAQLIETSWDECSYEALSYCWGRHYKTKTILLNGQQVKVTADLHDALEQFCLENESRSLWIDAICINQNDPDEKSVQVQRMQDIYRNAKQVLVWIGKEKDHTGLAFEQIQRLLACHDPDAEKEIWNEPGEWIACLNEMIKRPYWSRAWTVQEVVLAGNAILCCGSYTIPFFDFAHLLVRQTTRHWLQVNYALASYLEQVFEMRNPSYQDPPIGLFGLAYKLRLRQCTVPYDRIYAFLGLIKSGKLEGLPIDYKMNRDKLWMAFAKATMAKYKTLLPLALAESRYTEARWCYDWDTEFFEPNHSVHGIVPFWTGGLDSPDFYPLQRARHSASDGLEARIRVDLEAPSVISAQGFTVSKVVKVGTCVNSWFISFGRPNYVELFEEWESLVGGPWEDPEMSKRFAQTITGGAWETEPADWRVWNTKNYSEKVWTWSWWSHFASEDESFTGYNMSRHTEPEPTELHAQYCRIRDDACEERRIFLLENGDFGLGHENTQVGDLVVVLLGSQVPFVLHKRDHGGVRWLADTENKWDLYKSTWGVVGQAYVHSLMKYNGDLEQDIKDEKVVLEEYLLD; from the exons ATGGCCTCCAACATCTACGCACCCCTGAGCGACGACCCGACAAGCATTCGAATTGTTCGCCTTGCACCATCAAATACCTCTGATCATATCTCTGTCACTGCCCAGCTCATTGAAACGAGCTGGGATGAGTGCAGTTATGAAGCTCTCAGCTACTGCTGGGGAAGGCACTACAAGACCAAGACGATTCTCCTAAATGGGCAGCAGGTCAAAGTGACAGCAGACTTGCATGATGCGTTGGAGCAATTTTGTCTAGAGAATGAGAGCAGGTCTCTTTGG ATTGATGCAATATGCATTAACCAGAATGATCCTGACGAGAAGAGTGTTCAAGTGCAAAGAATGCAGGATATATACCGTAATGCCAAACAAGTTCTCGTTTGGATAGGCAAAGAAAAGGATCACACTGGCTTGGCGTTTGAACAGATCCAACGACTTCTTGCTTGTCACGATCCTGACGCCGAGAAAGAAATTTGGAATGAACCTGGAGAATGGATTGCATGCCTCAACGAGATGATTAAAAGACCA TACTGGTCTCGTGCATGGACGGTACAAGAAGTCGTCCTTGCTGGGAATGCGATCTTGTGCTGCGGCTCTTACACTATTCCCTTCTTCGACTTTGCACACCTCTTGGTCCGACAAACAACCCGACACTGGCTCCAAGTTAACTATGCCCTGGCAAGTTACCTCGAGCAAGTATTCGAGATGCGAAACCCGTCGTATCAAGACCCACCAATAGGTCTCTTTGGACTTGCATACAAACTTCGCCTTCGCCAGTGCACTGTTCCCTATGACAGGATTTACGCTTTTCTGGGGTTGATCAAGTCTGGAAAGCTGGAAGGGCTTCCAATCGATTATAAAATGAATCGTGACAAGCTATGGATGGCATTTGCTAAAGCAACCATGGCCAAGTACAAGACACTTCTCCCCCTAGCTCTTGCTGAGAGCAGGTACACGGAAGCCCGTTGGTGCTACGATTGGGACACTGAATTCTTCGAACCAAATCATTCCGTGCACGGCATAGTTCCTTTTTGGACAGGAGGCCTAGATAGTCCTGACTTTTATCCGTTGCAACGAGCCCGTCACTCGGCCTCTGATGGGCTTGAAGCGCGGATTCGAGTTGACCTCGAGGCACCATCCGTCATCTCTGCTCAAGGTTTCACAGTAAGCAAGGTTGTCAAGGTCGGTACATGCGTCAACTCATGGTTCATATCTTTTGGGCGACCGAATTACGTCGAGCTGTTCGAGGAGTGGGAGTCACTCGTTGGAGGTCCGTGGGAAGATCCAGAGATGTCAAAGAGATTTGCCCAGACAATCACGGGAGGCGCCTGGGAGACCGAACCAGCTGATTGGAGGGTTTGGAATACCAAGAATTACTCGGAAAAAGTGTGGACGTGGTCTTGGTGGAGCCATTTCGCCTCGGAAGATGAATCCTTCACCGGCTACAACATGAGTCGTCACACGGAACCGGAACCTACAGAGCTTCACGCGCAATACTGCCGCATCCGGGATGATGCTTGTGAGGAACGCAGAATAttcctcctcgagaacgGCGATTTCGGTCTCGGCCACGAGAACACCCAAGTGGGTGATCTAGTCGTagtcctcctcggcagccaGGTTCCGTTTGTCTTGCATAAAAGAGATCACGGCGGAGTTCGATGGCTGGCGGACACAGAAAACAAATGGGACCTTTACAAATCGACATGGGGAGTCGTTGGGCAGGCTTATGTGCACAGTCTCATGAAGTATAATGGTGACCTAGAGCAGGATATAAAGGATGAGAAGGTTGTTTTGGAGGAGTATCTACTCGATTAG